The genomic region GGGGCCAGTCGGGCCAGGTCAAGAGTTTGTCCGGATGCTCGGTTGGCTTGGGAAGGACCTCAAGCTGGGTTATGGAAGCGGCGCCTTGCCGGTTGGTGGTGCCGACGCAGTCGGAGCCGGTGTCGCCACCGCCAATCACAACGACATGTTTTCCCTCCGCCGAGGTATCCAACCCGGCAGGAAGACCCTCATGGCTGACACGGCGGTTTTGCTGAGCAAGGTAGGGGACCGCAAATTCGATCCCTTGTAGTTCGCGTCCCGGCACTTCGATGTCTCGCGGGTATTCAGATCCACCCGCCAGAACGACGACGTCGTAGTCGTCGACCAGTGCCTCGATGGAGACGTTGTGACCGACGTAGCTATTGACAAAAAACGCCACTCCCTCAGCCTGCATTTGGGCCATTCGACGGTCGATCACACGCTTGTCCAATTTGAAGTCGGGGATGCCGTAGCGAAGCAGGCCGCCAACTTTGGCATTCTTCTCGAACACCATGACCCGATGGCCGGCCCTGGCCAACTGTTGAGCGGCCGCCAAACCGGCCGGCCCTGACCCGACGATGGCAACTCGCTTGCCGGTCCTACGTGCAGGAATCTGCGGGCGAATCCATCCTTCGTTCCAAGCCCGCTCGACGATGGAATACTCGATGGATTTAATCGTGACGGGAGCATCGTGCAGGTTGAGTGTGCACGCCTCCTCGCAGGGAGCCGGGCAAACCCTGCCGGTGAATTCCGGGAAATTGTTCGTGGAGTGGAGGACTTCCGAAGCCGCCCTCCAGTCATCGGTAAATACGAGATCGTTGAAGTCGGGGATGATGTTGTTGACCGGGCACCCGGTATGGCAGAAGGGGATACCGCAATCGATGCAGCGTGCCGCCTGGTTGGCGAGTTCCTTGGTGGTGAGCGGAATCGTGAACTCCTCATAGTTCGTCTTGCGCTCTTCTACCGGCAGGTAGGTGCGGTCCTGGCGGTCAAAATCCTGGAATCCGGTGTCTGAACCCATCAGGCCGCTCCCGCCTTCATGTCGCGCTCTTCAATGGCACGTCGATACTCGATCGGGACCACCTTGACGAACTTCGTAACGTAGGTGTCGAAGTTTTCGCAGATTTCCCTGGCTCGCGAGCTATCGACGAGGGCACCGTGTGTCGCGAGCAGGTGGCGGATGCGCCAGGCGTCGTATCGCAATGGGTCGGCCATCAACTCGAACCGGTCGGGATTCTCGTTCGCCTGGATCGGATAGCTGGCCGGGTCGATTGGTTCGAGGTCGACCATCGATAGGTTGGCATGTTTGGCGAAGACTCCGTCCTCATCAAGCACATAGGCGATGCCACCGCTCATTCCCGCCGCGAAGTTGCGGCCCGTGGCGCCGAGGACCAGAACGCAGCCCCCTGTCATGTATTCGCAGCCATGGTCCCCAACGGCCTCGACGACGGCGATGGCGCCGGAGTTACGGACGGCGAATCGTTCGCCCGCCCCACCGTTGAAGTAACACTCGCCTGAAATGGCACCGTAGAGAGCCGTGTTGCCGATGATCACATTGTCCTTGGGAATGAACGTACCTTCAGGCGACGCTTGTACGATCAGCTTGCCACCGGAAAGACCTTTGCCGACGTAGTCGTTGGCGTCACCGGTCAGGTGCAGCGTGATGCCATTTGAAAGCCAGGCGCCAAAACTCTGGCCGGCGGTTCCCTTCAAATTAATGTGAATGGTGTCTTCGGGCAGGCCGGCGTGGCCGAATCGCCGGGCAACCTCTCCCGAGAGCATGGCACCGACAGATCGGTTCGTGTTGCTGATTGGGGTATCGATGATCGTTCTGGTCTGATTCTCAAGCGAACTCATCGCCTGGGCAATGAGTTCATTGTCCAAGGCTTCCTCAAGATGGTGATCCTGCCGCTCGGAGTTGAAGATCGCTACACCGTCGGGGGCCACTGGCTTGTGAAGTACCCGGCTCAAATCGATGCCCTCTGCCTTCCAGTGGTCGATGGCCGATCTGGTCCGGATCCGGTCGGTCTGGCCGACCATCTCGTTCCAGGTTCGGAACCCGAGTTTGGCCATGAGCTCGCGCACTTCTTCGGCGATGAACATCATGAAGTTGACGACATGCTCTGGTTTGCCAGGGAAAAGCTGGCGCAGGGTTGGGTCTTGCGTGGCCACCCCGACCGGGCATGTGTTGAGGTGACACTTGCGGGTCATGATGCACCCTTCGGCGATGAGTGCCGTCGTAGCGAATCCGACCTCGTCGGCTCCGAGCAGGGCTGCGGTCACCACATCGAAGCCGGTTCTGATTCCACCATCGGCCTGAACGGCGATTCGACCGCGCAGGTCATTGGCGACGAGGGTTTGCTGGGTTTCGGCGAGGCCGATCTCCCAGTGTGAGCCGGCTCGCATAATGGACGTCACCGGACTGGCGCCCGTTCCGCCTTCGGTGCCGGAGATGAGGACGTGGTCGGCGTGGGCTTTGGCTACTCCCGCGGCGATGGTCCCAACGCCAACTTCGGAAACGAGTTTCACACTGATTCGGGCGGCCGGATTGACGTTCTTGAGATCATGGATGAGCTGCTTGAGGTCTTCGATCGAGTAGATATCGTGGTGCGGTGGCGGGGAGATCAATCCAACGCCAGGCGTTGAATGTCGCACGTCGGCGATTCGTTGATCGACCTTATGGCCAGGGAGTTGTCCACCCTCGCCGGGCTTGGCGCCCTGGGCCATCTTGATCTGGATGTCATCGGCATTCACGAGATACTCGGTAGTCACGCCGAATCGTCCCGAGGCGACCTGTTTGGTCGCAGACCGCATGGAGTCACCGTTTTCCTCGACCTTGTACCGGATCGACTCTTCGCCGCCCTCGCCGGTATTCGATTTGCCCCCGATGCGATTCATGGCGATGGCAAGGTTGGTGTGGGCCTCCCACGAGATGGAACCGAATGACATGGCGCCCGTCGTGAAGCGTTTGACGATTTCGCTGGCTGGTTCGACCTGTTCGATCGGAATTCCCGTACCGGCGTCGATGTCGAGTTCGAAGAGTCCTCGGAGATTCTTGAGTTTCTTTGTTTGGTCATCAACGGCTGTCGAATACTCTTTGAACTTGGCGTAGCTTCCCGAGCGCACGGCATGCTGGAGTGCACCGATCGTTTCAGGATTCCACACGTGCTCTTCGCCGCGAATCCGGTAGGCCAACTCGCCGCCAACGTCGAGGTGATGGCGATAGATGTGTTCGCCGCCGTAAGCCATGAGGTGTCGAGTGACGGTCTCTTGGGCAACCTCGTCGAGGCCGATCCCTTCGATCCGCGAGGCCGTGCCCGTGAAATAGGCCTCGATAAATTGAGTGTTCAATCCGACTGCATCAAAAATTTGGGCTCCGCAATACGACTGGAATGTGGAGATGCCCATTTTGGACATCACCTTCAAGATGCCCTTATTCACCGATTTGATGTACCGCTCTTGTGCCTCAATCGGCGTTGGTGATCCCTCAAGGGTTTTCGCCATGGCGGCGACGGTGTCGAGAGCGAGGTATGGATTGATCGCTTCGGCCCCGTAGCCGGCGAGCAGACAGAAATCATGAACCTGTCGAGCGTCTCCGGTCTCAACCACGAGGCCGGTACTGGTGCGCAGACCCTCCCGGATCAAGTGGTGATGTACTGCGGCTGTGGCGAGCAACGCCGGAATAGCGATCGTTTCGGCATCTATCCGGCGGTCGGACAGAATGATGATGTTGAATCCTTCTCGTACCCGGTCGGTGGCGCGCTCGCAAAGGGCGGCGACGGCCGCCTCCATGCCGGCCGCCCCTTCCTCGGCGGGGTAGCACATCGTCAGTCGCTTCGTTCTAAAGACGTCGGAGACATGATTCTCGATGCGCCGGACACGTTCCAGATTGACGTTGGTCAATATGGGTTGCTCGACCTCGAGGCGCATGTGCGTCCCACCGGTGTTGAGGCCCAACAGGTTAGGTTTTGGTCCGATGAGCGACACCAGCGACATGACCAACTCTTCGCGGATCGGGTCGATCGGAGGGTTGGTTACTTGCGCGAAGGTCTGCTTGAAATAGTCGTATAGCATTTT from Acidimicrobiia bacterium harbors:
- a CDS encoding glutamate synthase subunit beta encodes the protein MGSDTGFQDFDRQDRTYLPVEERKTNYEEFTIPLTTKELANQAARCIDCGIPFCHTGCPVNNIIPDFNDLVFTDDWRAASEVLHSTNNFPEFTGRVCPAPCEEACTLNLHDAPVTIKSIEYSIVERAWNEGWIRPQIPARRTGKRVAIVGSGPAGLAAAQQLARAGHRVMVFEKNAKVGGLLRYGIPDFKLDKRVIDRRMAQMQAEGVAFFVNSYVGHNVSIEALVDDYDVVVLAGGSEYPRDIEVPGRELQGIEFAVPYLAQQNRRVSHEGLPAGLDTSAEGKHVVVIGGGDTGSDCVGTTNRQGAASITQLEVLPKPTEHPDKLLTWPDWPQKLRTTSSHEEGCDRRWSVLTKSFSGSDGKVDTLHGVIVDWQNVDGRWNMTEVEGSEFNIRADLVLIAAGFMHPMHQGLLEKLGVDRDARGNVAANTDDYATSVPGVFAAGDMRRGQSLVVWAIREGRQAARAVDKYLMGATNLPT
- the gltB gene encoding glutamate synthase large subunit, whose protein sequence is MVRDSLAEVAGPGLYDRSLDHDSCGIGFVADIKGRKSRSIIDQGLTVLTNLTHRGAVGADPLAGDGAGLLIQLPDAFFRREAASLGFELPPVGEYGIGMCFLPRNVVHRVVCENALVEIILREGLTFLGWRDVPVDSSCLGESVKPIEPVIRQVFIGMGPEIRDQAHLEQKLFVTRKQAQIQIIQRSPEVLESGGYYIPSMSSRTITYKGMMLAKNLSVYYPDLADPAMESALALVHQRFSTNTSPSWRLAQPFRLLCHNGEINTVKGNINWMMARRQTMSSEILGDDLDKLWPLIGDGASDSATFDNALELLLAGGYSLGHSMMMMIPEAWANNPLMDTDRRAFYEYHAALMEPWDGPAAVAFTDGRQIGATLDRNGLRPARYFVTDDDLIVMASEMGTLDIPEEHIVKKWRLQPGKMLLIDLEEGRIIDDDELKSTLAIAKPYQKWLDETQIRLAELPEEVASMGPDPDTLLAAQQVFGYTREDIEFYIKGMAQDGQDPIGSMGRDTPPAVMSDRPKMLYDYFKQTFAQVTNPPIDPIREELVMSLVSLIGPKPNLLGLNTGGTHMRLEVEQPILTNVNLERVRRIENHVSDVFRTKRLTMCYPAEEGAAGMEAAVAALCERATDRVREGFNIIILSDRRIDAETIAIPALLATAAVHHHLIREGLRTSTGLVVETGDARQVHDFCLLAGYGAEAINPYLALDTVAAMAKTLEGSPTPIEAQERYIKSVNKGILKVMSKMGISTFQSYCGAQIFDAVGLNTQFIEAYFTGTASRIEGIGLDEVAQETVTRHLMAYGGEHIYRHHLDVGGELAYRIRGEEHVWNPETIGALQHAVRSGSYAKFKEYSTAVDDQTKKLKNLRGLFELDIDAGTGIPIEQVEPASEIVKRFTTGAMSFGSISWEAHTNLAIAMNRIGGKSNTGEGGEESIRYKVEENGDSMRSATKQVASGRFGVTTEYLVNADDIQIKMAQGAKPGEGGQLPGHKVDQRIADVRHSTPGVGLISPPPHHDIYSIEDLKQLIHDLKNVNPAARISVKLVSEVGVGTIAAGVAKAHADHVLISGTEGGTGASPVTSIMRAGSHWEIGLAETQQTLVANDLRGRIAVQADGGIRTGFDVVTAALLGADEVGFATTALIAEGCIMTRKCHLNTCPVGVATQDPTLRQLFPGKPEHVVNFMMFIAEEVRELMAKLGFRTWNEMVGQTDRIRTRSAIDHWKAEGIDLSRVLHKPVAPDGVAIFNSERQDHHLEEALDNELIAQAMSSLENQTRTIIDTPISNTNRSVGAMLSGEVARRFGHAGLPEDTIHINLKGTAGQSFGAWLSNGITLHLTGDANDYVGKGLSGGKLIVQASPEGTFIPKDNVIIGNTALYGAISGECYFNGGAGERFAVRNSGAIAVVEAVGDHGCEYMTGGCVLVLGATGRNFAAGMSGGIAYVLDEDGVFAKHANLSMVDLEPIDPASYPIQANENPDRFELMADPLRYDAWRIRHLLATHGALVDSSRAREICENFDTYVTKFVKVVPIEYRRAIEERDMKAGAA